A genomic region of Clarias gariepinus isolate MV-2021 ecotype Netherlands chromosome 23, CGAR_prim_01v2, whole genome shotgun sequence contains the following coding sequences:
- the necap2 gene encoding adaptin ear-binding coat-associated protein 2 translates to MADDTYESILCVKPEVHVYRIPPRASNRGYRAADWKLEEPAWSGRLKITAKAKTAFIKLEDRNTGELFAQAPVDQYPGAAVEAVTDSSRYFVVKIEDGNGRHAFIGLGFADRGDSFDFNVALQDHFKWVKQEGELAKQEASQSAAPKLDLGFKEGQTIKISLGNIKKKDAAGVKSRPAGAGALLPPPPGGKSGGLLSPPPVTAHQTPAPTQSSTGMLLDFGAPAPQTQPSQDLWGDFTAAGSGTSQETVKPGWVQF, encoded by the exons ATGGCGGACGACACATACGAGTCGATTCTCTGCGTTAAGCCGGAGGTGCACGTGTACAGGATTCCTCCACGCGCCTCTAACCGGGGGTATCG TGCCGCTGACTGGAAGCTGGAAGAGCCGGCGTGGAGCGGCCGCTTGAAGATCACCGCCAAGGCCAAAACCGCCTTCATCAAACTGGAGGACAGGAACACAG GTGAGCTGTTTGCACAGGCTCCAGTGGATCAGTACCCCGGTGCGGCTGTAGAAGCCGTAACAGATTCCAGTCGCTATTTTGTGGTCAAGATTGAAGACGGGAACG GACGACACGCGTTCATCGGGCTCGGCTTTGCTGACCGCGGAGACTCGTTCGACTTTAACGTGGCCCTGCAGGATCATTTTAA gTGGGTGAAGCAGGAGGGTGAACTGGCCAAGCAGGAAGCCAGTCAGAGCGCAGCTCCCAAACTGGACCTGGGCTTTAAAGAGGGACAGACCATCAAGATCAGCCTTggg AACATAAAGAAGAAGGACGCAGCAGGAGTTAAGTCACGTCCCGCTGGCGCTGGGGCACTGCTCCCACCCCCTCCTGGAGGGAAAAGTGGCGGactcctctctcctcctcctgtcACCGCCCACCAGACCCCGGCACCCACTCAATCAAGTACAG ggaTGTTGCTGGATTTTGGTGCTCCGGCTCCTCAAACTCAGCCGTCTCAGGACCTGTGGGGGGATTTCACTGCTGCTGGATCAGG CACATCTCAGGAAACTGTAAAACCAGGATGGGTGCAGTTTTAA
- the LOC128511166 gene encoding uncharacterized protein LOC128511166, giving the protein MESGEKTLLGPLNGTFTFKKHADGAVDKSVVLCSFCHKEFSYHRSTSSLKYHLNAKHAKYVAVTPGVRASTAPDAGASSQPQQATLDPAFSCRLTRQIDTVSAPKPEPVWDEMEKVEAMGGAEIEVEVEDSVQATQWRRDDQPGPGDRAMLEAQQRGFDMLQRELGALRRTMNTRLRRMESRVYPLLVSVEDSLRRLANAAERWAPSPGDTGSATASAQPTDPPRCLRMRTRGRRGRSINIWL; this is encoded by the exons ATGGAGTCAGGAGAGAAGACACTGCTTGGCCCCTTGAatggaacatttacatttaaaaaacatgcagacGGTGCTGTCGATAAGAGCGTCGTTCTCTGCAGTTTCTGCCATAAGGAATTTTCCTACCATCGGAGTACCTCAAGCCTGAAATATCACCTCAACGCAAAGCATGCAAAGTATGTAGCAGTGACCCCGGGGGTCCGAGCTAGCACAGCCCCTGACGCTGGAGCTAGCAGTCAGCCTCAACAAGCCACACTCGACCCGGCGTTCAGCTGCAGGCTGA CTCGGCAGATCGACACCGTGTCGGCACCCAAACCAGAGCCGGTGTGGGATGAGATGGAGAAGGTAGAGGCAATGGGCGGGGCAGAGAtagaggtggaggtggaggacTCTGTTCAGGCCACACAGTGGCGGCGTGACGACCAGCCCGGGCCAGGCGATCGGGCGATGCTGGAGGCGCAGCAGCGAGGCTTCGACATGCTGCAGCGGGAACTCGGAGCCCTGCGGCGCACCATGAACACACGTCTGCGCAGGATGGAGAGCAGGGTTTACCCTCTGCTGGTGTCTGTGGAGGACAGTCTGCGCAGACTCGCTAACGCAGCCGAGCGCTGGGCTCCTTCTCCAGGAGACACGGGGTCTGCGACTGCATCTGCACAACCCACGGACCCGCCGCGCTGCTTACGCATGCGCACCAGAGGGAGGAGAGGAAGGTCCATAAATATCTGGCtgtga
- the LOC128510955 gene encoding SUZ domain-containing protein 1-like isoform X2: MKTCLITGRKQQIAESVPVKTGVVIQDESLPAAPPPQIRILKRPPSNGILNSPGASTRPTQQPKSLKQREAEYAEARRRILGSASAEEPVREREDSDRSATDPLQTNSNVIRQPRGPDGTSGFRLSR; encoded by the exons ATGAAGACGTGTCTGATAACTGGGAGGAAGCAGCAGATAGCGGA GAGTGTACCTGTGAAGACGGGTGTAGTGATCCAGGACGAGTCCCTGCCCGCCGCCCCGCCTCCCCAGATCCGTATCCTGAAGCGCCCTCCCAGTAATGGCATCCTAAACTCACCGGGCGCGAGCACTCGACCCACACAGCAACCCAAGTCTCTGAAACAGAGAGAGGCCGAGTACGCCGAGGCCCGGAGGAGGATTCTGGGTAGCGCCAGTGCTGAAGAACCCGTTCGGGAGAGAGAGGACTCGGACAG ATCAGCGACAGACCCTCTCCAGACGAACAGTAACGTTATTCGGCAGCCCCGGGGGCCGGACGGCACTTCAGGGTTCCGCCTCAGCAGATAG
- the fbxo42 gene encoding F-box only protein 42, protein MFGVWRAAAGADKENQQAAASRAHGGTRTGSTHTHGGSMSRSSDSEDTCFIAMDTEDTGAAATGHHADAQDVRLETASTSNCTKHPGKSCHRDMGELPEEVLEYILSFLSPYQEHKTAALVCKQWYRLIKGVAYQCYHGFLRAVQEGNIQWESRTYPYPGTPITQRFSHSACYYDSNQSMYVFGGCTQSSCNAAFNDLWRLDLNSKEWIRPLASGSYPSPKAGATLVMFRDLLVLFGGWTRPSPYPLHQPERFFDEIHTYSPSKNWWNCIVTTHGPPPMAGHSSSVINNTMVVFGGSLGARQMSNEVWALDLEQWSWSKPTITGSAPHPRGGQSQIVIDSETLLILGGCGGPNALLKDAWLLHMGAPTWSWQQLRVENEEHGAPELWCHPACKVGECVVVFSQAPSGRAPLSPSLNSRPSPISATPPPLGPDTPPLRSQSPVRSGVILGNVEEAPCVNGRWGTLRPRPATVRAGAREGSPSSSQQPSPSQAPDSPTLLNGSSPSPRTSPSHPHGHAHLPTDYGWESPPSSASLSLAPPSLDQPSTNGIHTPPGAVSPAALRRGLEAVKSLSSSSPSSSSSSSNPAPSSSPASSSPPQVDGHSIPPIARRLGHSVPPQSLNVGKPLYQALSCKPMQMYVLDISRAKTEGVVGWRVFGSGAVTGPPETSLHTVVQGRGELIIFGGLMDKKQNVKYYPKTNALYFVRAKR, encoded by the exons ATGTTTGGAGTCTGGAGAGCAGCAGCAGGAGCTGATAAAGAGAACCAGCAAGCGGCAGCGAGCAGAGCACACGGCGGGACGCGCAcagggagcacacacacacacggcg GCAGCATGTCTCGCTCCTCCGACAGCGAGGACACCTGCTTCATTGCAATGGACACCGAGGACACCGGCGCCGCCGCAACAGGGCACCACGCTGATGCCCAGGACGTGCGATTGGAGACAGCAAGCACCTCAAACTGCACAAAGCATCCTGGGAAAAGCTGCCATAGAGACATGGGCGAGCTGCCTGAGGAGGTCCTGGAGTACATCCTGTCCTTCCTGTCCCCGTATCAGGAGCACAAGACTGCCGCCCTGGTGTGCAAACAGTGGTACCGCCTCATCAAAG GTGTGGCGTATCAGTGTTACCATGGTTTCCTGAGGGCCGTTCAGGAAGGGAACATCCAGTGGGAGAGTCGCACCTACCCATATCCTGGAACCCCCATCACACAGCGCTTTTCCCAca gtGCGTGTTACTATGACTCGAACCAGTCGATGTACGTGTTTGGTGGCTGCACACAGAGCAGCTGTAATGCAGCGTTTAATGACCTGTGGAGACTTGACCTGAACAGCAAGGAATGGATACGACCGCTCGCTTCag GCTCATACCCGTCTCCTAAAGCCGGAGCCACACTGGTGATGTTCAGGGACCTGCTGGTGCTGTTCGGAGGCTGGACCCGCCCCAGTCCGTACCCTCTGCACCAACCTGAGCGCTTCTTCGATGAGATACACACCTACTCTCCTTCCAAGAACTG GTGGAACTGCATCGTGACGACTCACGGTCCTCCTCCCATGGCTGGTCACTCCTCCTCCGTCATTAATAACACCATGGTGGTGTTCGGTGGCTCTCTTGGAGCGAGACAGAT GAGTAATGAGGTGTGGGCTTTGGATCTTGAGCAGTGGTCCTGGTCCAAACCCACCATAACCGGCTCGGCTCCTCACCCCCGCGGAGGCCAGAGCCAG attgTAATAGACAGTGAAACGCTCCTCATCCTGGGGGGCTGTGGAGGCCCGAACGCT ctgCTGAAGGACGCCTGGTTGTTGCACATGGGCGCCCCCACCTGGTCATGGCAGCAACTGCGAGTAGAGAATGAGGAACATGGAGCTCCTGAGCTCTGGTGCCATCCGGCctgcaag gtgggtgagtgtgtggtggTTTTCTCACAGGCTCCGTCCGGGCGCGCCCCTTTGAGCCCGAGCCTGAACTCCCGCCCTTCCCCTATTAGTGCCACGCCTCCCCCGCTTGGTCCGGACACACCCCCTCTGCGATCACAGTCTCCTGTGCGCTCCGGCGTCATCCTTGGCAACGTAGAGGAGGCTCCCTGTGTCAATGGACGCTGGGGCACACTCAGGCCACGCCCAGCGACCGTTAGGGCCGGGGCCAGAGAGGGAAGCCCGTCCTCTTCTCAGCAGCCGTCTCCATCACAGGCTCCAGACAGCCCGACTTTACTTAACGGCTCCTCCCCTTCCCCTCGTACCAGTCCCTCTCACCCACATGGCCATGCCCATTTACCTACAGATTATGGATGGGAGTCTCCGCCTTCCTCAGCATCATTATCCTTGGCCCCGCCCTCTCTGGATCAGCCGAGTACAAACGGCATTCACACTCCGCCGGGTGCCGTCTCCCCTGCTGCACTCCGCAGAGGTCTGGAAGCCGTCAAGTCTCTCTCGTCATCGTCTCCGTCATCATCCTCGTCTTCCTCAAACCCCGCCCCTAGCTCCAGTCCCGCCTCGTCCAGCCCACCGCAGGTCGACGGACACTCGATTCCCCCGATTGCGCGTCGTCTGGGCCACTCGGTGCCGCCGCAGAGCCTAAACGTGGGGAAGCCGCTGTACCAGGCGCTCAGCTGCAAGCCCATGCAGATGTATGTGCTGGACATTTCTCGGGCCAAAACGGAAGGTGTGGTGGGATGGCGCGTCTTCGGCAGCGGTGCCGTCACCGGACCGCCGGAGACGAGTCTGCACACAGTGGTGCAGGGCAGAGGAGAGCTCATCATCTTCGGCGGGCTCATGGACAAAAAACAGAACGTCAAGTACTACCCCAAAACCAATGCCTTGTACTTCGTACGTGCTAAAAGGTAA
- the LOC128510955 gene encoding SUZ domain-containing protein 1-like isoform X1, whose translation MEDEDVSDNWEEAADSGEIERRLEAKLKMSQKSESVPVKTGVVIQDESLPAAPPPQIRILKRPPSNGILNSPGASTRPTQQPKSLKQREAEYAEARRRILGSASAEEPVREREDSDRSATDPLQTNSNVIRQPRGPDGTSGFRLSR comes from the exons ATGGAGGATGAAGACGTGTCTGATAACTGGGAGGAAGCAGCAGATAGCGGA GAGATCGAGAGGCGACTTGAAGCGAAGCTGAAGATGAGTCAGAAGTCTGA GAGTGTACCTGTGAAGACGGGTGTAGTGATCCAGGACGAGTCCCTGCCCGCCGCCCCGCCTCCCCAGATCCGTATCCTGAAGCGCCCTCCCAGTAATGGCATCCTAAACTCACCGGGCGCGAGCACTCGACCCACACAGCAACCCAAGTCTCTGAAACAGAGAGAGGCCGAGTACGCCGAGGCCCGGAGGAGGATTCTGGGTAGCGCCAGTGCTGAAGAACCCGTTCGGGAGAGAGAGGACTCGGACAG ATCAGCGACAGACCCTCTCCAGACGAACAGTAACGTTATTCGGCAGCCCCGGGGGCCGGACGGCACTTCAGGGTTCCGCCTCAGCAGATAG